Proteins encoded together in one Scheffersomyces stipitis CBS 6054 chromosome 5, complete sequence window:
- the CDB4 gene encoding Curved DNA-binding protein (42 kDa protein) (go_function metalloexopeptidase activity~go_process proteolysis and peptidolysis) yields MSTKTAPAATPDYTIANSDVVSKYKTAGEITNRVLAQVIALLVDGATTYEVSSKGDELLNEELSKIYNSKKASKTPKGIAFPTCVNPNHIPAHLAPVSEDDAGNITLKNGDVVNVMLGVQLDGFPSIVAQTIVIGATKESPAEGNKADLLHAAWTASEAAIRTLRPKNKNWDTTNVVAKVAKEFDTTPVESMLSHNQERNVLYGPKEIIINPTKQNKSQMETFKFEENEVYGLDILISTSKDGKVKPSDYRTSLYKLTGNNYSLKMKLSHKVLAEFKAKCNNQPFPFNIRNLDEPKKSRGGLAEPSNHKVILPYDIVTEKEGEYVAQFFTTVAITKNGLVKYTQPEFDPELYKTEKKVEDEEIVQLLTEPLRIKKQSKKEEAK; encoded by the exons ATGTCCACCAAGACTG CTCCCGCTGCTACCCCAGACTACACCATTGCCAACTCCGACGTTGTATCCAAATACAAGACTGCCGGAGAAATCACCAACCGTGTGTTGGCTCAAGTCATTGCTTTGCTTGTTGATGGCGCTACCACCTACGAAGTCTCTTCCAAGGGTGATGAGTTATTGAACGAAGAATTGTCTAAGATCTACAACTCCAAGAAGGCTTCCAAGACTCCAAAGGGCATTGCATTCCCTACCTGTGTGAATCCTAACCACATCCCAGCCCACTTGGCTCCTGTGAGTGAAGATGATGCTGGTAACATTACCTTGAAAAACGGCGATGTAGTTAACGTGATGCTCGGTGTCCAGCTTGATGGGTTTCCATCCATTGTAGCTCAGACTATTGTCATTGGAGCTACTAAGGAATCTCCTGCTGAAGGTAACAAGGCTGACTTACTCCACGCTGCCTGGACTGCTTCTGAGGCTGCTATCAGAACTTTGAGAcccaagaacaagaactgGGACACCACCAACGTTGTAGCCAAGGTCGCCAAGGAATTCGACACTACCCCAGTCGAAAGCATGTTGTCTCATAACCAAGAAAGAAACGTGTTGTACGGTCCtaaagaaatcatcatcaaccCTACCAAGCAGAACAAGAGCCAGATGGAAAccttcaagtttgaagaaaacgaagtCTATGGCTTGGACATCTTAATCTCTACTTCTAAGGATGGAAAAGTCAAGCCTTCTGACTACAGAACCTCCTTGTACAAGTTGACAGGTAACAACTACTCTctcaagatgaagttgtcgCACAAGGTTTTGGCCGAATTCAAAGCTAAGTGCAACAACCAGCCTTTCCCTTTCAACATCAGAAACTTGGACGAACCTAAGAAGTCTAGAGGTGGTTTGGCTGAACCTTCAAACCACAAGGTCATCTTGCCATACGATATTGTCACCGAAAAGGAAGGCGAATATGTTGCCCAGTTCTTTACGACAGTTGCTATCACCAAGAACGGTCTTGTCAAGTACACCCAACCAGAGTTTGACCCTGAGCTCTACAAGACCGAGAAGAAGGTCGAGGACGAGGAAATTGTGCAATTGTTGACTGAGCCTTTGAGAATCAAGAAGCAGTCtaagaaggaagaagctAAGTAG
- the LST7 gene encoding protein required for amino acid permease transport from the Golgi to the cell surface — protein MTNYIVCLAHFCELHGPSTIVCTQVTDVANKKDLILPQSAKFQTCASCNLILPDGSINLSRTNGPGKNSVYVSTHYPTSQKRFASLTKLVMKSLSVETNSDVQKPMFYGDVINGYCINKVFKIKDINARGSERKYSLMVVSDSESDLLLNWDIVSVYFNEIIALIQEGVERTYEESLIRKENDSRNGATGTMLDNERYLRRSMIKPKSLVELTNDDQIFIKFHLWAMELLKDILK, from the exons ATGACCAACTACATCGTCTGTTTAGCCCATTTCTGTGAACTCCACGGTCCTTCCACTATTGTGTGTACACAGGTGACCGATGTTGCCAATAAAAAGGACTTGATCCTACCGCAATCAGCCAAGTTCCAGACTTGCGCTTCATGTAACCTAATACTACCTGATGGATCTATCAACCTT TCACGAACAAATGGACCTGGAAAGAATTCCGTCTACGTGTCTACGCATTATCCAACGTCGCAGAAGAGATTTGCTTCTCTCaccaagttggtgatgaAGTCGTTATCGGTGGAAACAAACTCAGATGTACAAAAACCTATGTTCTATGGAGACGTCATCAACGGTTATTGTATCAACAAAGtgttcaagatcaaggaTATTAATGCCCGAGGCTCCGAACGTAAATACTCCCTCATGGTagtttcagattcagagtCGGACTTGTTGCTCAATTGGGATATCGTCAGTGTCTACTTCAATGAAATCATTGCCTTGATCCAGGAGGGAGTTGAGCGTACTTACGAGGAATCACTtatcagaaaagaaaatgactCCAGGAACGGTGCTACTGGTACAATGCTAGATAACGAAAGATACCTTCGAAGATCTATGATCAAACCAAAATCTCTAGTAGAACTTACCAACGACGATCAGATATTCATCAAGTTCCATCTATGGGCTATGGAGCTACTTAAGGATATCTTAAAATAA
- the MNN4.1 gene encoding regulator of cell wall mannosyl phosphorylation: LAKGFDPRLMPALWTSSIRSHLENGFWDTSLAIPFSWASWVDLKKNFVNPGLLFDVHELNCNNFAHLFRLEYDNFTSSCVNYANSPSSYPKMKINSTIDFPMPVEARRIVGSLYVLHYAPIPKRIAFLGLNHSALIVPTEEINAHALSRMDRSDLVRNYMLQSDQNTTKHIGSINLKNELIRLNETINNYTNSISFIRDTDLNTDIFRRVSNFRDQNNPERHDFIFDFDVFYNDTKQRIVNSSQSNSINDLDTTLMSSMNYEMLNYPNFTKYFHEASIIGSKKGAHYDWRFFQKLDYSDYEKKAIFHRLSRAWLRFANSLNISTWLAHGTLLGWYWNGINMPWDEDLDVQITMESMIKLARNYNNTLVVDLSDIDNDPSLGIGKYLVDINPNFFSRDKGDGQNTIDARFIDTSSGFYVDITALALTDSAAEVTLSSKKSREFNQVLDPEFCEKEKSETIVRNNLIEQLSSIRSTLIEKKSIYNCRNNHFYTLDDLIPFKRTLFEGAIANVPKNYEKILKREYAKGLYNRQYEGHTFRPVLDLWVPSNICKKDEIGNRCFDRVVSLDAKYSRPMTSFHRSEMFQINQKVNKVGEELKPCRVEPWIIRRAQHIQKMMEMKYELS, encoded by the coding sequence TTGGCCAAGGGATTTGATCCCAGGCTCATGCCTGCTCTTTGGACAAGTAGTATAAGAAGTCATTTGGAAAATGGTTTTTGGGACACAAGTCTAGCAATCCCATTTCTGTGGGCTAGCTGGGTTGATCTAAAGAAAAACTTTGTCAATCCAGGTTTGCTCTTCGACGTTCACGAACTCAATTGCAATAATTTTGCCCATTTGTTCAGACTTGAGTATGACAACTTTACACTGTCCTGTGTCAACTATGCCAATTCTCCTTCAAGCTACCCCAAAATGAAGATCAACTCTACAATCGATTTTCCTATGCCTGTAGAAGCCAGAAGGATAGTTGGGTCTCTATACGTACTCCACTATGCTCCTATACCGAAAAGAATTGCATTTCTTGGATTAAACCATTCGGCGCTTATTGTTCCTACAGAGGAGATCAATGCACATGCGTTGAGCAGAATGGATAGGTCAGACTTGGTCCGCAACTACATGCTTCAATCCGATCAGAACACTACAAAACACATTGGGTCCATTAATCTCAAAAACGAGTTAATACGATTGAATGAAACAATAAACAACTATACGAATCTGATTTCTTTTATCAGGGACACTGATCTCAATACAGATATATTTCGAAGAGTAAGCAATTTCCGAGACCAGAATAACCCAGAAAGACATGATTTtatatttgattttgatgtATTCTATAACGATACAAAACAAAGAATTGTAAACTCATCTCAGAGCAACAGCATTAATGACCTCGATACAACCTTAATGTCTTCAATGAACTATGAGATGTTGAACTACCCTAATTTCACTAAATACTTTCATGAAGCCAGTATCATAGGAAGTAAGAAAGGTGCCCATTATGACTGGCGATTTTTCCAAAAACTAGATTACTCCGATTACGAAAAGAAGGCAATCTTCCATAGACTTTCAAGGGCATGGTTGAGATTTGCCAACTCTTTGAACATTTCCACTTGGCTAGCCCATGGGACTCTACTTGGCTGGTACTGGAACGGCATCAATATGCCATGGGACGAAGATCTAGATGTACAAATTACGATGGAATCGATGATTAAACTAGCCCGAAATTACAACAACACATTGGTAGTTGATCTTAGTGATATTGACAATGATCCCAGTCTTGGAATCGGAAAATACTTGGTAGATATCAATCCTAATTTCTTCTCACGAGACAAAGGTGACGGACAAAACACCATTGACGCAAGGTTTATTGATACTAGCAGCGGATTTTACGTGGACATTACAGCTCTAGCGCTAACTGATTCTGCTGCTGAGGTTACTTTGTCCAGCAAGAAATCGCGTGAATTCaaccaagttcttgatcCTGAATTCTgtgaaaaggaaaagtcAGAAACAATAGTTCGGAATAATCTTATCGAACAGCTATCGTCGATAAGACTGACACtaattgaaaagaaatctATCTATAATTGTCGGAACAATCACTTTTACACTCTTGATGATCTTATACCTTTCAAAAGGACTTTGTTTGAAGGGGCCATTGCCAACGTCCCAAAAAACTACGAGAAGATCCTCAAAAGAGAATACGCCAAAGGACTATACAACCGTCAATACGAGGGCCACACGTTCAGACCGGTTCTTGATTTGTGGGTGCCTTCGAATATCTGTAAAAAAGACGAGATTGGAAATCGATGTTTTGACAGAGTCGTAAGCCTAGACGCTAAATATTCCAGGCCCATGACTTCTTTCCATAGACTGGAGATGTTTCAGATAAATCAAAAGGTTAATAAGGTTGGAGAAGAATTAAAACCATGTAGAGTTGAGCCATGGATAATTAGGCGGGCTCAACATATACAGAAAATGATGGAGATGAAGTACGAACTTCTGTAG
- the TTR1 gene encoding Glutaredoxin (go_function electron transporter activity~go_process electron transport), whose amino-acid sequence TDKVVVYSKTYCPYCTSTKNLFQGLGQEFKLVELDINSNGSEIQRGLQELTGQRTVPNVFINGKHIGGNSDLQALNSSGKLKGLLA is encoded by the coding sequence ACTGATAAAGTTGTGGTTTATTCTAAGACCTACTGCCCCTACTGTACATCCACCAAGAACCTTTTTCAAGGGTTGGGCCAGGAGTTCAAGCTTGTGGAGTTAGATATCAACAGCAATGGGTCAGAGATTCAGAGAGGTTTGCAGGAGTTAACAGGCCAGAGAACAGTCCCTAATGTTTTCATTAATGGTAAGCACATTGGCGGAAACTCAGACTTGCAAGCGTTGAACAGTTCTGGCAAGTTGAAGGGATTGCTTGCTTAG
- the ALT2 gene encoding putative allantoate permease, whose product MSSKRTPELNVSFDKEEKDLIIEETSIASSSNDKNPFVDPLVAAHYRELYEKSQYECRAAFDPEFEWEPQEEKKVIRKLDYRAALTACLMFVSLQVDRGNLSQAVSDNLLNDLGLTTNDFNTGNTIFLVSFLLAEIPSQLISKALGPDIFIPIQICSWSIVAMSQFFLSGKASFFVTRSLIGMLEGGFIADLVLWLSYFYKGSELPIRLSWFWTTLSLCEIGTSLAAFGILRLRGLHGKEGWRWLFLLEGAFTLSIGLWSFYAMVPSAVQTKNWMHPKGWFTDREAKIVVNRILRDDPSKGDMHNRQPLSLKQILKALGDYDLYPLYAIGLLAYAPIATVKAYLTLNLRQLGFSTFDTNLLTIPSSVLHIIFLLIITWVTELVDDRSYVSLIVPLYEIPLLGILAFWKGSMSNVWGTWVVTTLFLGAPYIHAIVVAWVSRNSYSIRTRSVASAVYNMCVQIGQIYASNIYRQDDKPLYRRGNKQLFALAIAMLPLLLLVKGYYTYRNKQKDKIWNAMTVEEKEDYMKNSTQEGNRRLDFRFVH is encoded by the coding sequence ATGTCTTCGAAAAGAACACCGGAGCTAAATGTTTCCtttgacaaagaagaaaaagatctCATCATTGAAGAGACCTCTATTGCCAGCTCCTCAAATGATAAGAACCCATTCGTTGACCCGCTAGTAGCTGCTCACTATCGAGAATTATATGAGAAGTCTCAGTACGAATGTAGAGCTGCCTTTGACCCCGAGTTCGAATGGGAACCTCAGGAAGAGAAAAAGGTAATAAGAAAACTCGACTACAGAGCAGCCCTCACTGCTTGCCTTATGTTCGTAAGTTTACAAGTTGACAGAGGGAATCTTTCACAAGCTGTTTCGGAtaacttgttgaacgacttgGGTTTGACAACAAATGACTTTAATACTGGTAACACCATCTTCTTGGTGTCTTTCCTTTTAGCAGAAATTCCTTCCCAGCTTATCTCAAAAGCTTTGGGTCCTGACATTTTCATTCCCATTCAGATTTGCTCTTGGAGCATTGTTGCAATGAGTCAATTTTTCTTGTCCGGCAAggcttctttctttgttaCGAGGTCTTTGATTGGTATGTTAGAAGGTGGATTTATTGCTGACTTGGTTCTATGGTTAAGTTACTTCTATAAGGGTAGCGAGTTGCCAATTCGATTGTCATGGTTCTGGACTACATTGTCTCTCTGTGAAATAGGAACGTCCTTGGCTGCATTTGGTATATTGAGACTTCGTGGGCTCCATGGAAAAGAAGGGTGGAGATGGttgttccttcttgaaggagCGTTCACATTGTCTATTGGGTTGTGGTCGTTTTATGCCATGGTTCCTTCAGCTGTGCAAACCAAAAACTGGATGCATCCCAAGGGTTGGTTTACCGATCGGGAAGCAAAGATTGTTGTCAACAGAATTCTAAGAGATGATCCAAGTAAAGGGGATATGCATAACAGACAGCCATTGAGTTTGAAGCAAATTTTGAAGGCTTTGGGAGACTATGATTTGTATCCACTTTATGCCATTGGTCTCCTTGCCTATGCCCCAATTGCAACAGTCAAGGCTTATTTGACACTAAATTTGAGACAATTGGGATTTTCTACTTTCGATACAAACTTGTTGACCATTCCTTCTAGTGTTTTGCACATCATCTTTTTGTTGATAATCACTTGGGTCACTGAATTGGTGGATGATCGTTCCTACGTTAGTCTTATTGTTCCACTATATGAAATACCTTTGCTTGGGATTCTTGCCTTTTGGAAGGGATCCATGTCTAATGTTTGGGGTACTTGGGTTGTTACTACGCTTTTCCTTGGGGCTCCATACATTCATGCTATTGTCGTTGCTTGGGTTTCTAGAAACTCTTATTCCATTAGAACCAGATCAGTTGCCAGTGCTGTCTACAACATGTGTGTTCAAATTGGTCAGATCTATGCCAGCAATATCTACAGACAAGACGACAAGCCTTTGTACAGAAGAGGTAATAAGCAATTGTTCGCTTTGGCTATTGCGATGCTCCCACTTCTACTTTTGGTGAAGGGATATTACACTTACAGAAATAAACAGAAAGACAAAATCTGGAATGCAATGACTGtggaagagaaagaagattacATGAAAAACAGCACCCAGGAAGGTAACAGAAGATTGGATTTCCGATTTGTTCATTaa
- the ALT1 gene encoding putative allantoate permease, which translates to MADTKEKDANVTVDIRKEIDIITDSESTTSSSFEKNPFLDPVVAEHYREVYEKAQYECRSAFDPEFEWEPQEEKKLIRKLDFRVAFTACLMFLSLQVDRGNLSQAVSDNLLDDLKLTTNDFNTGNTIFLVCFLLAEIPSQLISKALGPDIFIPFQICAWSIVAMSQGALQGKASFYATRALIGMLEGGFIADLVLWLSYFYKSNELPIRLSWFWTTLSLCDIGTSLAAFGLLRLRGHHGLAGWRWLFIIEGAFTLTIGLLSFYLMVPSALQTKSWMHPKGWFNEREEKIVVNRVLRDDPSKGDMHNRQALSPRMIWKALSDYDLYPLYAIGLLAYAPTSTVSAYMTLTLKQLGFSTFNTNLLTIPSSVLHIILLLAITWLSERVNQRALVSLAVPLYTVPLMGILAFWSESMSNAWGTWAVLTVLLGVPYIHAIVVAWVSRNSYAIRNRSVASATYNMAVQLGNIYAKNIYRQDDKPLYRRGNRQLFILAIALFPLLLLVKAYYIYRNKQKDTIWNAMTAEEKDDYMKNSTDEGNKRLDFRFAH; encoded by the coding sequence ATGGCTGACACCAAGGAAAAGGACGCTAACGTCACGGTCGATATCCGCAAGGAAATTGACATTATCACTGATTCGGAAAGCACCACTAGTTCTTCGTTCGAGAAAAATCCATTTTTGGACCCTGTTGTTGCCGAACATTACAGAGAAGTCTACGAGAAAGCCCAGTACGAATGTCGTAGCGCTTTTGACCCAGAATTTGAGTGGGAACCACAGGAAGAAAAAAAGCTTATCAGAAAGTTGGATTTTCGTGTTGCATTTACGGCATGTTTGATGTTCCTCAGTTTGCAAGTTGATAGAGGAAATCTCTCCCAAGCTGTTTCGGATAACTTGTTAGATgatttgaaattgacaaCCAATGACTTTAACACTGGTAATACTATTTTCTTAGTGTGCTTTCTCTTGGCTGAAATTCCTTCCCAGCTTATCTCCAAAGCATTGGGTCCTGATATTTTCATCCCATTTCAAATTTGTGCTTGGAGTATTGTTGCTATGAGTCAAGGTGCCTTGCAGGGCAAGGCTTCTTTCTACGCAACTAGAGCTTTGATTGGAATGCTTGAAGGTGGGTTTATTGCAGACTTGGTTTTGTGGTTGAGTTACTTCTACAAGAGTAATGAATTGCCTATTAGATTGTCATGGTTCTGGACCACTTTATCTTTGTGTGATATTGGTACCTCTTTGGCTGCCTTTGGTTTGCTTCGTCTTCGTGGCCATCATGGTCTTGCTGGTTGGAGATGGTTATTTATTATTGAAGGTGCCTTTACTTTGACTATTGGTTTGTTGTCCTTCTACTTGATGGTTCCTTCTGCGTTGCAAACAAAAAGCTGGATGCACCCTAAGGGCTGGTTCAATGAGCGCGAAGAAAAGATAGTGGTCAACAGAGTTTTGAGAGACGATCCATCCAAGGGTGATATGCACAACAGACAGGCTTTATCGCCCAGGATGATCTGGAAGGCTTTGTCCGATTACGATTTATACCCTCTTTATGCAATTGGTTTACTTGCTTATGCCCCAACATCTACCGTGAGTGCGTATATGACTCTTACATTGAAACAGTTGGGTTTCTCTACATTCAACACTAATTTGTTGACTATCCCATCCAGTGTTCTTCATATTATCCTCTTGTTGGCTATTACTTGGTTATCGGAAAGAGTCAATCAAAGGGCTTTGGTCTCTTTGGCTGTCCCCCTTTATACTGTTCCTTTGATGGGTATTCTTGCGTTCTGGAGCGAGTCTATGTCGAATGCTTGGGGTACTTGGGCAGTGTTGACCGTGCTCTTGGGTGTTCCTTACATCCATGCCATTGTTGTCGCCTGggtttcaagaaactcGTACGCTATTAGAAATCGGTCTGTGGCAAGTGCGACTTATAACATGGCTGTACAATTGGGTAACATCTATGCTAAGAATATCTATAGACAAGATGATAAACCATTGTACAGAAGGGGTAATAGGCAATTGTTCATTTTGGCTATTGCTTTGTTCCCattgcttcttctcgtaAAGGCATACTACATATACAGAAATAAGCAAAAGGATACGATCTGGAATGCCATGacagcagaagaaaaagacgACTATATGAAGAACAGTACTGATGAAGGCAATAAGAGATTGGACTTCAGATTTGCTCACTAG
- a CDS encoding predicted protein encodes MKLDVHRDKQDVVIDLVQKLHDSTQLKKNGKCIKFSNTIFNSKQTIDSWKFAEFDYSRSKIELPIRARGLFTVNDNKIVARGYDKFFNVDEVAATKLKDLPTSTVGPYDVTLKENGCIILIGGLETGEIVVCSKHSTGYRDDSIRNHALAGENELKNQVSTLANKSITELAKFLYENNLTAVTELCDDSFEEHVLPYTKEKSGLYLHGLNYNTIKFNTVPIEQVTEFAKEWGFKTIESLRYNDVDELFTFLDECAKTGTYNGKEAEGFVIRCHHKKDNSDFFFKYKFEEPYLLYRQFREVTRKIFVENKEESEVFIKTHRMITAKYIGFVRDLFEKQPQLLQDFANGYGIIKIRQLFLEHLNEANGMNLLTLDKKMAEEVSKLDPDNKTKYVLVPIATIGCGKTTVFLTLNKLFPEWVHLQNDNIKKGNKFKIIDSSLSGLVHSPVVLFDRNNSSFRERQQILDDFAKRKTIYFDQHQEIKFIAVSFINNLDEESLWNLTYNRIKDRGDNHQSIKSSTDPQLAEKVMRSFISRFQEVAPETAPDKMFDSVIKLQLTETESSLANVKIVIRHLQENYPELVPKVPSDDEIKIAFEESLSYKPDFVKNMAKTMKPAYYGISIPSDFLISTIDSGLGDDPQWRLLKTSARVQESFHITLGHSFSLKENKSLTPAWKEFNRVFQPSYENKMVCKLKFFADVNLTKIIINHDKLICILAEVGNYYKNWDEEIPKLATMNQFLHITVGTLRPEIKPRESNSTLERLFGQYNSGSTDLSDGEYTLEDGEVIRVVSFTEPVTIEKAGIFARY; translated from the coding sequence ATGAAACTTGATGTCCACAGAGACAAGCAGGATGTGGTCATAGATCTCGTGCAGAAGTTACACGACAGCAcgcaattgaagaaaaacGGCAAGTGCATCAAGTTTTCCAATACTATCTTTAATTCTAAGCAGACCATCGATTCTTGGAAATTCGCCGAATTCGACTACTCTCGTTCCAAGATCGAGTTGCCTATACGCGCCAGAGGCTTGTTCACCGTCAACGACAATAAGATCGTAGCGAGAGGCTACGACAAGTTTTTCAACGTAGACGAAGTAGCAGCCACCAAACTCAAGGATCTACCCACTTCAACTGTAGGACCATATGATGTTACACTCAAGGAAAATGGCTGTATCATCTTAATTGGAGGCTTGGAAACAGGTGAAATTGTAGTTTGTTCCAAGCATTCAACAGGATACCGTGATGATCTGATCAGAAACCATGCTTTGGCTGGAGAAAACGAGCTCAAAAATCAGGTTTCCACGCTCGCAAACAAGTCCATCACCGAATTGGCAAAGTTTTTGTATGAAAACAATCTAACTGCAGTAACTGAATTATGTGATGATtcatttgaagaacatgTCTTGCCATATACAAAGGAAAAATCAGGTCTTTACCTCCATGGGCTCAACTATAACACTATCAAATTTAACACGGTACCTATAGAGCAAGTGACAGAGTTTGCCAAAGAGTGGGGTTTCAAGACAATTGAGTCTCTCAGATACAATGACGTAGATGAACTCTTTACTTTCCTTGACGAATGTGCCAAAACTGGGACTTACAACGGCAAGGAAGCTGAAGGGTTTGTAATCAGATGCCATCATAAAAAGGACAACTCcgatttctttttcaagtacaagtttGAGGAGCCCTATTTATTGTATAGACAATTTAGAGAGGTTACCAGAAAGATCTTCGTCGAGAATAAGGAGGAAAGCGAAGTCTTTATCAAGACCCATAGAATGATCACAGCCAAATACATAGGTTTTGTGAGGGATTTGTTTGAGAAACAGCCTCAATTATTACAGGACTTCGCCAACGGCTATGGTATCATTAAAATCAGACAATTGTTCCTTGAACATTTGAACGAAGCAAACGGTATGAACTTGTTGACCTTGGACAAAAAGATGGCAGAAGAGGTATCCAAATTGGACCCTGACAACAAAACCAAGTATGTATTAGTTCCTATTGCAACTATTGGGTGCGGAAAAACCACTGTATTCCTAACTTTGAATAAGTTGTTTCCGGAATGGGTCCATCTTCAAAACGACAATATTAAAAAGGGAAATAAGTTCAAAATTATAGATTCCAGCTTGTCTGGGTTAGTACATTCGCCAGTGGTCTTGTTTGACAGAAACAACTCGTCCTTCAGGGAGCGTCAACAAATTCTAGATGACTTTGCCAAGCGTAAGACCATCTACTTTGATCAACACCAGGAAATAAAATTCATAGCTGTCAgtttcatcaacaacttggatGAAGAGTCGTTATGGAATCTTACCTATAACAGAATTAAAGATAGAGGTGACAATCATCAATCGATCAAGAGTTCTACGGATCCGCAACTAGCAGAGAAAGTCATGAGGCTGTTCATTAGCCGGTTCCAGGAGGTGGCACCAGAAACTGCACCAGACAAAATGTTTGACTCCGTTATCAAGCTACAGTTAACTGAGACCGAATCTTCCTTGGCAAATGTGAAGATAGTAATAAGACATCTACAAGAGAATTATCCAGAGTTGGTTCCTAAGGTACCGTCGGATGACGAAATTAAAATTGCATTTGAGGAATCGTTAAGCTATAAGCCAGACTTCGTAAAGAACATGGCCAAGACCATGAAACCTGCCTACTACGGTATCTCTATCCCGTCCGATTTCTTGATTAGCACCATCGATTCAGGTTTAGGTGATGATCCACAATGGCGTCTTTTGAAGACGTCTGCGAGAGTGCAGGAATCATTTCACATAACCTTGGGACACCTGTTCAGCCTTAAGGAAAATAAGAGCTTGACCCCGGCATGGAAGGAATTCAATAGAGTTTTCCAGCCACTGTATGAGAACAAAATGGTCTGCAAATTAAAATTTTTTGCAGATGTCAATTTGACCAAGATCATCATTAACCACGACAAATTAATATGCATTTTGGCTGAAGTAGGAAATTACTACAAAAATTGGGACGAAGAAATTCCGAAATTGGCTACAATGAACCAATTCTTGCACATCACTGTGGGGACACTAAGACCAGAAATCAAACCTAGAGAATCTAACAGTACTTTGGAAAGGTTATTTGGACAATATAATAGTGGCAGTACCGATTTATCCGATGGTGAATATACCTTGGAAGATGGAGAAGTCATCAGGGTGGTCAGTTTTACAGAGCCAGTTACAATAGAAAAGGCGGGCATATTTGCTCGCTACTAA